From Bradyrhizobium erythrophlei:
CTGGACCTCACTGCAGCAGAAGCAGGCCGCCGACCGCAACGCGCGTCCTGATCTCCCGGTGCCGGTGCTGGCGGCAACGCCGCAGATCAAGGATGTGCCGGTCTATCTCGACGGCGTCGGCGCGGTGCGCGCGCTCAACACCGTGACCGTGCGCTCCCAGGTCGACGGCAAACTGATCGCCGTCAATTTTGTCGAAGGCCAGGACGTCAAGAAGGGCGACGTGGTCGGCGAGATCGATCCCGTCATCTACAAGGCGCAGTATGATCAGGCCGTCGCCAAGAAGGCCCAGGATGAGGCGCAGCTTGCCAACCAGCGCCTCGATCTGATCCGCTATCAGCAATTGGCCGCTTCCAATGCCGGCTCCAAGCAGCAATACGATACCCAAAAGGCCGTCATCGCCCAGCAGGAAGCGCTGGTGAATTCCGATCAGGCGGCGATCGACAACGCGGCGGCGACGCTCGGCTATACCAAGATCATCGCGCCCTTGTCGGGCCGGACCGGGCTGCGGCAGGTCGACCAGGGCAACATCATCCACGCCGCCGATATCACCGGGCTCGTCATCATCACCCAGCTGCAGCCGATCGCGGTGCAGTTCAGCCTGCCGCAGCAGCAGATCGTGCGGGTCAATGCGGCCTCCGGCAAAGGCGAACTGGCAGTCGACGTGTTCGGCAATGACGGCACGACGGTGGTCGATACCGGCGCGCTGAAAGGCATCGACAACCAGGTCGATCCGACCACCGGTACGCTGAAACTGAAGGCCGAATTTCCCAACACCAATTTCCAGCTATGGCCCGGGCAATTCGTCAATGTGCGGCTCAAGGTCGATACGCTTTCGAAGGCCATCGTGGTGCCGACCTCGGCGGTACAGCGCGGCCCGGCGGGCACGTTCAGCTACATCATCGGCGACGGCGACATCGTCACGGCAAAACCGGTCGTGGTGACGCAGCAGAACGAGACCGAAGCGGTGATCGCCAGCGGCGTCTCGCCTTCCGATCGCGTGGTGACGACGGGCTTTGCCAATCTCTCCGATGGCGCCAAGGTCATCGTCGGCAAGGACGAGCAGACGCCGACCGCCGATCTGGCGCCGCGCAAGAAGCGCGGCAGCAGGGACGTCCAGGCGAAAGACGGCCAAGCCAAAGACGGTCAGGCCAAGGACGGCCAGGGCGAGCGCCGCGGCAAGAAAGGCGGCAGCGGCGAGGGCGGAGCCGCGCAGGGAGGCGAGCAGTCGGGCGGCGCAGCGAAGTCGCAGCCATGACCCCAACCATCGTGATCTGATGTCCGACTTCGCAAGCATGAGCGCGTGAGCCATGAGCGTCTCTGAACCGTTCATTCGCCGGCCGATTGCGACCTCGCTGTTGGGGGTAGCGCTCTTGATCGGCGGCGTGCTCGGCTACTGGGCGCTGCCGGTGTCGGCGCTGCCGCAGGTCGATTTCCCGACCGTGCAGGTGACGACCCAGTTGCCCGGCGCCAGTCCCGATGTAATCGCCTCCCTGATCACCGCGCCGCTGGAGCGTCAGCTCGGGCAGATTCCCTCGCTGTCGTCGATGCAGTCGACCAGTTCGTTCGGCGTCAGCCAGATTTCGCTGCAATTCGATCTCAACCGCGACATCGACGGCGCCACTCAGGATGTGCAGGCCGCGATCAACGCCGCCGCCGGCGTGCTGCCCAAAACCCTGCCGTATCCGCCGACCTATGCCAAGGTGAACCCGGCAGACGCCCCGGTTCTGACGCTGGCGCTGCGCTCGGACACGGTGTCGCTGCGCACCATGAGCGATCTCGCCGACACCATTTTGGCGCAACGGTTGAGCCAGATTTCCGGGGTAGGGCGCGTGTCGGTGCTGGGCGGCTTGAAGCCGGCGGTGCGGGTGCAGGCGGATCTGGCGCGGCTCGCCGCCTACGGCATCGCGATGGAGGATCTGCGCAACGCGATCGCGGGCGCCAACGTCTCCGGGCCGAAGGGATCGCTCGACGGCCCGCAACAGGCCTACACCATTGCCGCCAACGATCAGATCGCGGTGGCCGACGCCTACAAGCCGATCATCATCGCCTACCGCAACGGCTCTCCGGTCACCATCGGCGACGTCGCCATCATCGTCGACGGGCTGGAGAACGATCGTACCGGCGGCTGGTACCAGGGCACGCCGGCCGTCATCATCGACATCCAGCGGCAGCCCGGCGCCAACGTGATCGACGTGGTCAGCCAGATCGGCGCGGAAATCCCGAAACTGCAGCGCGCGATCCCCGCCGGCGTGAACCTGACCGTGGTCAGCGACCGGACCGTGACCATCCGCGCCTCCGTGCATGACGTGCAGTTCACACTGGTTCTCAGCGTCGTGCTGGTGACCCTCGTGGTACTTCTGTTCCTGCGTTCGCTGCGCGCGACCCTGATCGCCGGCGTTGCGCTGCCGCTGTCGCTGATCACCTCTTTCGGCGTCATGTATTTTTCCGGCTTCAGCCTCGACAACCTGTCGCTGATGGCGCTGACGATCGGCACCGGCTTCGTGGTCGACGACGCCATCGTGATGATCGAGAACATCGTCCGCCACATGGAGAACGGCGAATCCGGGATGGAAGCCTCGCTGCGCGGCGCCCGCGAAATCGGCTTCACCGTGATTTCGCTGACGGTGTCGCTGATCGCGGTGTTCATCCCGCTGTTGTTCATGTCGGGACTGGTCGGCCGCATGTTCCGCGAATTCGCGCTGACGCTGACGATCGCGGTCGTGACCTCGGCGATCGTGTCGCTGACCCTGACGCCGATGATGTGCTCGCGGCTGCTCAAGCACGCCGGCGAGGAGATGGCGGTACCGGGGCTCGCCGCGGTCAACCGATTCATCGACCGCATGGTCGATTTCTATCATCGCACGCTGTTGTGGGTGCTGCAGCACCAGCGCGCGACGCTGGTGGTCACCTTCGCCACGCTGGCTGCGACCCTGATCCTGTATGTGGTGGCGCCCAAGGGTTTTCTGCCGCTGCAGGATACGGCTTCCATCACCGCGGTAACCGAGGTCGGCGCCGACGTTTCCTTTGCCGAAATGCAGAGCCGGCAGACCCAGGCCGCGGACGCGATCAAGGCCGATCCCGATGTGACCGGGGTCGTTTCCGTGATCGGGGCGGGCTCGGTCAATCCGACCACCAATGTCGGCCGGCTGGTGATGACGCTGAAACCGCGCGGCGAGCGGCGCGATGACGTGTCCGTGGTGGTCGCGCGCCTGAAGGAACGGGTCGCGTCGATCCCGGGCATGACGATCTATTTCCAGCCGGTGCAGGATGTGCAGATTTCGACGCAATCCAGCCGGTCGCAATATCAGTACACGCTGACCGGAACGAACGCGGCACTGGTGGCGGAGTGGGGCAACAAACTGGTTGCCGAGCTGCGCCGCGATCCCCTGTTCCGCGACGTCTCGTCGGAAGCCCAGGAGGGCGGCTTGCGCGCCTCGCTCGACATCAACCGCCAGCGCGCCGGCCAGCTCGGCGTCAGCCTGCAGGGGGTGACCGACACCCTGAACGACGCCTTCGCGCAACGGCAGATTTCGACCATCTACGGGCAGGCCAACCAGTACCGGGTGGTGCTGGAAGCTCTGCCGATGTATCAGCGCGATCCCTCGATCCTGTCAAAACTCTATCTGCCCGGCGCGCTCGGCGCGCAGGTGCCGCTGTCGGCGGTGGCGACCCTGACGCGCACCACCGCGCCGCTGGCGATTTCGCACCAGGCGCAGTTCCCGGCCGTTTCGCTCAGCTTCAATCTGGCGCCGGGCGCAGCGCTCGGCGACGCCGTCGATGCCGTCAAATCGATCGAAACGCGCATCGGCATGCCCGGCAGCATCGTCGGCAACTATGCCGGCGACGCCGCCGAATTCTCGAAATCGCTGGCCGGGCAACCATGGCTGATCCTGGCCGCGCTCGTCACCATCTACATCGTGCTCGGTGTGCTCTATGAGAGCTACATCCATCCCATCACCATTCTCTCGACGCTGCCCTCGGCCGGCGTCGGCGCCATCCTGGCGCTGATGCTGTTCGGACAGGACCTGTCGGTGATCGGCCTGATCGGCATCATCCTGTTGATGGGCATCGTCAAGAAGAACGCGATCATGATGATCGACTTCGCGCTGGAGGCGGAGCGGCATCAGGGCATGTCGGCGATGGACGCGATCGTGCAGGCCTGCCTGTTGCGCTTCCGCCCGATCATGATGACGACGCTGGCCGCTTTGTTCGGCGCGCTGCCTCTGGCGGTGGAAAGCGGCACCGGCGCCGAGCTGCGGTTTCCGCTGGGTATCTCGATCATCGGCGGACTGTTGCTGAGCCAGTTGCTGACGCTCTACACGACGCCCGTGATCTACCTCGCGCTCGACCGGATCAACCGCTCAATCGAGAAGGCGGTGCCGCCGGTAGGCCCCGAACTGCCATCGCCGCCGGTCGCGGGAGCCACCGAGGGGATGCAGTAATGGCCTCGGTGTCGATCTCGGAGCCGTTCATCCGCCGCCCGGTCGGCACCACGCTGCTGGCGATCGGACTGTTCCTGATCGGGGTGGTGGCCTACCAGTTTCTTCCGGTGGCCCCGGTCCCCAATGTCGATTTTCCCTCGATCCGGGTCAACGCCACGCGTCCGGGCGCCGATCCCTCGGTGATGGCGTCGACCGTCGCCGCCCCGCTGGAACGGCGGCTCGGCCAAATCGCGGGCATCGACCAGATCACCTCGACCAGCGGGCTCGGCAGCACCAGCATCCAGCTGCAGTTTGCGATCGGCCGCGATATCGACCGTGCGGCGCGCGACGTGCAGGCCGCGATCAACGCCTCGCTGGCCGACCTGCCGACGGACTTGCCGACCCTGCCGAACTTCCGCAAGGCCAATACAGCGGCGGCGCCGGTATTCGTGCTGGCGCTGACGTCGAAGACGATCCCGTCCAGCGCGCTCTACGACGTCGCCGACACAGTGATCGCGCAGCGTATTTCGCAGGTGCCCGGCGTCGGCGAAGTCACCGTCAGCGGCGCCGATCAGCCCGCGGTCCGCATCGCGCTCAACCCGGTCGCGCTTTCCAATGCCGGAATTGCCACTGACGACGTCAGGCTCGCGATCATCAACGCCAACCCGCTGGGCCCGGTCGGCATCTTCAATGGAGGCCGCCAGAGCGAGACGTTGTCGATCAACAAGCAGATGCGATCGGCGGCGGAATTCCGAGATGTCCTGATCAAGAGCTCGAACGGCAATTTCGTGCGGCTCGGCGATGTCGCCGAGGTCGAGGATTCCGTGCGCAATACCCGTTCGATCGCCTGGTTCAACAAGCAGCCGGCGGTGCTGATCCAGATCACCAAGCAGGGCGACGCCAATGTCATCGATACGGTTGACCGTGTCCGGGCGCTGCTCCCGGAACTGAAGAAATGGATTCCGGGTGGGGTGGACATTTCGACCCTGGTCGATCGCACCACCACCATCCGCGCCAGCGTCCGGGACATGCAGTTTACGCTGCTGGCGACCGCGATCCTCGTCATGGTGGTGGTGTTCGTGTTCCTGCGCCGGGTCACGCCGACGATCGCGGCCGGGGTCTCGGTGCCGCTGGCGCTGGCTGGCACTTGCGCCGGCATGTGGCTTGCCGGGTTCTCGATCGACAATCTGTCGCTGATGGCGCTGGCGATCTCGGTCGGCTTCGTGGTCGACGACGCCATCGTCATGATCGAGAACATGTACCGCAACCTCGAACATGGCATGCGGCCCTACCAGGCGGCGCTCGAAGGCGCCAAGCAGATCGGTTTCACAGTGCTGTCGATCAGCCTGTCGCTGATCGCGGCCTTCACGCCGCTGATCTTCATGGACGGCATCGTCGGCCGGCTGCTGCGGGAATTTTCCCTCACCCTGACCTTCGCCATCGTGGTCTCCACCGTGGTGTCGCTGACGATCACGCCGATGATTTGCGCCCATTACATCAAGGAGGCGACCTCCCACAACGCCACCTGGTTCGACCGCGTTGTCGAAGGCAGCCTGTCGCGGATCGTGACGTTCTACACGCGCACGCTGCGCGTGGTGCTGGGTTTTCCATTTTTGACGCTGCTGGTGTTCTTCGCCACCATCGCGTTGACGGTCACGCTCTACATCAAGACCCCGAAGGGATATTTCCCGATCGACGATTCCGGCTTCGTGTTCGGGGCGACGCGGGCATCGGCAGATATCTCGTTCCAGTCGATGCTCGGGCTGCAGCAGCAACTCGCCGACATCGTGATCGCCGATCCAGCGGTCGCGGGCATCGGTTCGATACTAGGCACCGGCGGCCCCGGCGGCGGGGGCTCCAATCGGGGGATCATCCTCATCAGCCTCAAGCCGCCCGAGGAGCGGGGCGGATTGACCACCCTCCAGGTCATCGATCGGTTGCGCAAAAGTCTCTACCGGGTGGCGGGCATCCGCTTGTTCCTATTCGCGGTGCAGGATGTGCGCGCCGGCGGACGTCCGACCGATTCCGGTGACTACCAATACTCGCTGTTGAGCACCGATCTCGACCTGTTGCAGAAGTGGGCGCCTATCGTCGCCAAGCGAATGGAAACGGTCGACGGCATTACCGATGTTTCCAGCGACCGCGACCCCGGAGGCTTGCAATTAACGCTGTCGATCGATCGGCAAAAGGCCTCGAGCCTTGGCGTCCGCGTCCAGGACATCGACAACGCGCTCAACAACGCGTTTTCGCAGCGGCAGATTTCGATCGTCTACACCCAGCGCAACCAGTACATGGTCGTGCTGGAGATCGATCCAAGATTCCAGAGCGATCCCGCCAACCTCGAACGCATATTTATCGCCGGGGCCAACGGTGCGCAGGTGC
This genomic window contains:
- a CDS encoding efflux RND transporter periplasmic adaptor subunit; the encoded protein is MLFKPDLNETAKAGRDGVVRVASRARRRIVSITITLLILGGLGYIAWTSLQQKQAADRNARPDLPVPVLAATPQIKDVPVYLDGVGAVRALNTVTVRSQVDGKLIAVNFVEGQDVKKGDVVGEIDPVIYKAQYDQAVAKKAQDEAQLANQRLDLIRYQQLAASNAGSKQQYDTQKAVIAQQEALVNSDQAAIDNAAATLGYTKIIAPLSGRTGLRQVDQGNIIHAADITGLVIITQLQPIAVQFSLPQQQIVRVNAASGKGELAVDVFGNDGTTVVDTGALKGIDNQVDPTTGTLKLKAEFPNTNFQLWPGQFVNVRLKVDTLSKAIVVPTSAVQRGPAGTFSYIIGDGDIVTAKPVVVTQQNETEAVIASGVSPSDRVVTTGFANLSDGAKVIVGKDEQTPTADLAPRKKRGSRDVQAKDGQAKDGQAKDGQGERRGKKGGSGEGGAAQGGEQSGGAAKSQP
- a CDS encoding efflux RND transporter permease subunit, translated to MASVSISEPFIRRPVGTTLLAIGLFLIGVVAYQFLPVAPVPNVDFPSIRVNATRPGADPSVMASTVAAPLERRLGQIAGIDQITSTSGLGSTSIQLQFAIGRDIDRAARDVQAAINASLADLPTDLPTLPNFRKANTAAAPVFVLALTSKTIPSSALYDVADTVIAQRISQVPGVGEVTVSGADQPAVRIALNPVALSNAGIATDDVRLAIINANPLGPVGIFNGGRQSETLSINKQMRSAAEFRDVLIKSSNGNFVRLGDVAEVEDSVRNTRSIAWFNKQPAVLIQITKQGDANVIDTVDRVRALLPELKKWIPGGVDISTLVDRTTTIRASVRDMQFTLLATAILVMVVVFVFLRRVTPTIAAGVSVPLALAGTCAGMWLAGFSIDNLSLMALAISVGFVVDDAIVMIENMYRNLEHGMRPYQAALEGAKQIGFTVLSISLSLIAAFTPLIFMDGIVGRLLREFSLTLTFAIVVSTVVSLTITPMICAHYIKEATSHNATWFDRVVEGSLSRIVTFYTRTLRVVLGFPFLTLLVFFATIALTVTLYIKTPKGYFPIDDSGFVFGATRASADISFQSMLGLQQQLADIVIADPAVAGIGSILGTGGPGGGGSNRGIILISLKPPEERGGLTTLQVIDRLRKSLYRVAGIRLFLFAVQDVRAGGRPTDSGDYQYSLLSTDLDLLQKWAPIVAKRMETVDGITDVSSDRDPGGLQLTLSIDRQKASSLGVRVQDIDNALNNAFSQRQISIVYTQRNQYMVVLEIDPRFQSDPANLERIFIAGANGAQVPLSTVVHYQRDLSPLAVFHSQSVPSSTMSFNLLPDVPLSVATANIQRAVDELHMPEGIRGSFDGNAGDFNKSSGHMPLLILGALVAMYIVLGVLYESLAHPLTIISTLPSAGLGALLALQVTNTPLTVIAFVGIILLIGIVKKNGIMMVDFALDAERNRGLSSADAIFEACSARFRPILMTTMAALFAGVPLVIATGPGTELRRPLGITIIGGLLVSQILTLYTTPVIYLLIDRMRRRPQLAAIAAPAE
- a CDS encoding efflux RND transporter permease subunit gives rise to the protein MSVSEPFIRRPIATSLLGVALLIGGVLGYWALPVSALPQVDFPTVQVTTQLPGASPDVIASLITAPLERQLGQIPSLSSMQSTSSFGVSQISLQFDLNRDIDGATQDVQAAINAAAGVLPKTLPYPPTYAKVNPADAPVLTLALRSDTVSLRTMSDLADTILAQRLSQISGVGRVSVLGGLKPAVRVQADLARLAAYGIAMEDLRNAIAGANVSGPKGSLDGPQQAYTIAANDQIAVADAYKPIIIAYRNGSPVTIGDVAIIVDGLENDRTGGWYQGTPAVIIDIQRQPGANVIDVVSQIGAEIPKLQRAIPAGVNLTVVSDRTVTIRASVHDVQFTLVLSVVLVTLVVLLFLRSLRATLIAGVALPLSLITSFGVMYFSGFSLDNLSLMALTIGTGFVVDDAIVMIENIVRHMENGESGMEASLRGAREIGFTVISLTVSLIAVFIPLLFMSGLVGRMFREFALTLTIAVVTSAIVSLTLTPMMCSRLLKHAGEEMAVPGLAAVNRFIDRMVDFYHRTLLWVLQHQRATLVVTFATLAATLILYVVAPKGFLPLQDTASITAVTEVGADVSFAEMQSRQTQAADAIKADPDVTGVVSVIGAGSVNPTTNVGRLVMTLKPRGERRDDVSVVVARLKERVASIPGMTIYFQPVQDVQISTQSSRSQYQYTLTGTNAALVAEWGNKLVAELRRDPLFRDVSSEAQEGGLRASLDINRQRAGQLGVSLQGVTDTLNDAFAQRQISTIYGQANQYRVVLEALPMYQRDPSILSKLYLPGALGAQVPLSAVATLTRTTAPLAISHQAQFPAVSLSFNLAPGAALGDAVDAVKSIETRIGMPGSIVGNYAGDAAEFSKSLAGQPWLILAALVTIYIVLGVLYESYIHPITILSTLPSAGVGAILALMLFGQDLSVIGLIGIILLMGIVKKNAIMMIDFALEAERHQGMSAMDAIVQACLLRFRPIMMTTLAALFGALPLAVESGTGAELRFPLGISIIGGLLLSQLLTLYTTPVIYLALDRINRSIEKAVPPVGPELPSPPVAGATEGMQ